The proteins below come from a single Aegilops tauschii subsp. strangulata cultivar AL8/78 chromosome 6, Aet v6.0, whole genome shotgun sequence genomic window:
- the LOC109766431 gene encoding B3 domain-containing protein Os03g0212300-like has protein sequence MGGGRHRRLRAATPEYDLEGFVFFTIILENSSKRQRLPDTFMEMLDGHRPKNVKLRQADNKLHRLWDVEVVIRNDHMYLCRGWEHFVRAYDLRHGYFLVFRYDGDAMLIVKVFNKTMNRSSSNSGYRKSDGKSGYSESRSENDP, from the exons atggggggaggCCGCCACCGCAGGCTGCGCGCTGCCACACCGGAGTACGACTTGGAAGGTTTCGTGTTCTTCACGATCATACTTGAGAATTCCTCcaagaggcag aggctgcctgacacttttatggaGATGCTGGACGGCCATCGGCCAAAGAATGTGAAGCTGCGACAGGCCGACAACAAGCTTCACAGGCTTTGGGACGTGGAGGTGGTGATCAGGAACGACCACATGTACCTGTGTCGGGGCTGGGAGCATTTCGTccgtgcctacgacctgcggcaCGGGTACTTCCTTGTCTTCAGGTACGACGGCGACGccatgctcatcgtgaaggtgtTCAACAAGACTAT GAATCGAAGCAGCAGCAACTCTGGCTACAGAAAAAGCGACGGCAAGTCTGGCTATAGCGAAAGCCGCAGCGAGAATGATCCATAa